From one Bombyx mori chromosome 5, ASM3026992v2 genomic stretch:
- the LOC101739793 gene encoding inactive CLIP domain-containing serine protease A8, which produces MCLWLLTACFGLLPANPSPIVIVPGVPAPIIVPTTAATTAATTTQAPTAPPTMPVNITTSVPPTMPSTMPSTMPSTMPSTMPSSMPSTMPSTMPTTMPPTMPPTMPPTMPSVTTAPPTTTTTTAAPTPPPTTAAPTTSGPLPIDPRLGTTPGPLAALQIQPMGYSSQVPSYDAAVKFPRQKRSMRPLNVKNFLSNLSKPDEHHVIHKRQSNNCRCVTAGTCIRFPMIDVRIVTPAVSQCLTGQEYCCGNTTMNMTQIGCGTLQSVPTTGVTPMAGQANFGEFPWQALILTKQNEYIGGGVLIDNMNVLTVTHRIMSYVVSGTAPNVKVRLGEWDAAGTYEPVAHQEYTIQRVSSHPSYNANTLQFDVTVLRLASPVPFTPTTGAATTINRACLPSAASATFTGQRCMVSGWGKDAFGAQGQFQNILKKVDVPIVAPDVCQTQLRTARLGPTYVLDTTSFVCAGGEPNKDACTGDGGSGLVCQTNGRWMVVGLVAWGLGCANANVSAVYVNVAGFLPWIQQQVAAA; this is translated from the exons ATGTGTCTGTGGCTGTTGACAGCTTGTTTTGGGCTATTGCCTGCAAACCCGTCCCCGATTGTGATAGTTCCTGGTGTGCCCGCGCCTATAATAGTGCCTACAACTGCAGCCACGACAGCAGCCACAACGACTCAGGCGCCAACAGCACCTCCGACGATGCCTGTAAATATAACCACTTCAGTACCGCCGACTATGCCGTCAACTATGCCGTCGACAATGCCGTCAACTATGCCGTCGACAATGCCGTCATCTATGCCGTCGACAATGCCGTCAACTATGCCGACGACAATGCCGCCAACCATGCCTCCTACTATGCCACCTACAATGCCTTCGGTTACTACAGCTCCACCGacgactactactactactgcagCTCCTACTCCGCCTCCGACAACAGCAGCTCCCACAACTTCAG GGCCTCTACCGATCGATCCCAGGCTTGGAACTACTCCGGGCCCTCTGGCAGCTCTGCAAATACAGCCAATGGGTTATAGTTCTCAAGTACCATCTTACGATGCCGCTGTAAAGTTTCCAAGACAAAAAAGAAGTATGAGACCGCTTAATGTGAAAAACTTTTTGAGCAACTTGTCGAAGCCTGATGAACATCACGTAATTCACAAAAGGCAAAGTAACAACTGCAGATGTGTAACCGCTGGAACATGTATTCGATTTCCCATGATCGATGTCAGAATTGTTACTCCG GCAGTAAGTCAATGTCTAACAGGACAAGAATATTGTTGTGGTAATACAACTATGAACATGACGCAGATAGGATGTGGAACCCTACAATCGGTACCAACTACAGGAGTTACACCTATGGCTGGTCAAGCTAATTTCGGTGAATTTCCTTGGCAG GCCCTTATTTTAACGAAACAAAACGAGTACATCGGCGGAGGAGTTCTTATTGATAATATGAACGTTCTAACCGTTACTCATAGGATCATGTCTTATGT GGTATCAGGAACAGCTCCGAATGTGAAGGTTCGTCTCGGTGAGTGGGACGCCGCTGGCACGTATGAACCGGTCGCCCACCAAGAATACACAATACAAAGAGTGTCAAGTCACCCATCCTACAACGCTAACACGCTTCAGTTTGACGTCACAGTGCTTCGATTGGCAAGCCCGGTTCCGTTTACACCGACAACAGGAGCTGCAACTACTATCAACAGAGCGTGTCTTCCTTCAGCGGCTAGTGCCACCTTTACAGGTCAAAG ATGCATGGTCTCCGGCTGGGGCAAGGATGCATTCGGTGCTCAAGGACAATTTCAAAATATTCTGAAAAAGGTCGATGTCCCAATTGTTGCTCCAGACGTTTGTCAAACGCAACTGAGAACTGCTCGGCTCGGGCCCACTTATGTTCTGGATACTACGTCATTCGTATGTGCCGGCGGAGAGCCCAATAAGGATGCTTGCACG GGCGATGGAGGTTCCGGTCTTGTGTGTCAAACAAATGGCCGTTGGATGGTGGTCGGGCTGGTCGCATGGGGTCTAGGTTGTGCCAACGCCAATGTGTCCGCTGTGTACGTCAATGTCGCGGGTTTCTTACCTTGGATACAACAACAAGTTGCCGCTGCTTAA